A stretch of the Planktothricoides raciborskii GIHE-MW2 genome encodes the following:
- the rlmN gene encoding 23S rRNA (adenine(2503)-C(2))-methyltransferase RlmN, whose amino-acid sequence MQPRPLPQTKYENNIPLLGLSLSQLTEWVQQQDQPAYRGKQLHQWIYQQGAKTLEDITVFPKQWRENHQDVAIGRSQILHRSVALDQTVKYLLQLADGQIIETVGIPTQKRLTVCVSSQVGCPMACDFCATGKGGFTRNLAVHEIVDQVLTVQEDFGRRVSHIVFMGMGEPLLNTENVLAAVRCLNEDVGIGQRHLTISTVGVRDRIRKLAQYQGQFTLAVSLHASNQAIREKLIPSAKHSPLDQLMAECREYVNITGRRLSIEYILLAGLNDAHAHAIELANLLRGFQCHVNLIPYNPVKEADYQRPSPQEIQAFVDGLQQRHIAVSVRYSRGLEADAACGQLRASRR is encoded by the coding sequence ATTCAACCCAGACCACTACCCCAGACCAAATATGAGAACAACATACCGCTTTTAGGATTATCTTTATCCCAGTTGACCGAGTGGGTACAACAACAAGATCAACCCGCTTATCGGGGTAAGCAGCTACATCAATGGATTTATCAACAAGGGGCAAAAACCCTCGAAGACATCACGGTGTTTCCCAAACAGTGGCGGGAAAATCACCAGGATGTAGCGATTGGGCGATCGCAAATTTTGCATCGTTCTGTGGCTTTAGACCAAACCGTTAAATATTTGCTGCAATTAGCCGATGGGCAAATTATCGAAACCGTGGGCATTCCCACACAAAAGCGGTTAACCGTTTGCGTCAGTTCCCAGGTGGGTTGTCCTATGGCTTGTGATTTTTGCGCCACCGGCAAAGGAGGCTTTACCCGGAATTTAGCCGTCCATGAAATCGTGGATCAGGTGTTAACGGTGCAAGAAGATTTTGGCCGTCGCGTCAGCCACATCGTATTTATGGGCATGGGTGAACCCTTACTCAATACCGAGAATGTTTTAGCGGCAGTACGCTGTCTTAATGAAGATGTCGGAATTGGACAGCGCCATCTGACTATTTCTACCGTGGGAGTGCGCGATCGCATTCGCAAACTCGCTCAATATCAAGGCCAATTTACCCTAGCGGTAAGCTTGCACGCTTCCAATCAAGCCATACGGGAAAAACTGATCCCCTCGGCCAAACATTCTCCTTTAGATCAGCTAATGGCAGAATGTCGGGAATATGTCAACATCACCGGACGACGGTTGAGTATTGAATACATTTTGTTAGCCGGTTTAAACGACGCCCATGCCCACGCCATAGAACTGGCCAATCTCTTACGCGGGTTCCAATGCCACGTTAACCTAATTCCCTATAATCCGGTAAAAGAAGCTGACTATCAACGTCCCAGTCCCCAAGAAATCCAAGCTTTTGTGGACGGGTTACAACAGCGACATATCGCCGTCAGCGTCCGCTACTCGCGAGGCTTAGAAGCTGACGCCGCTTGTGGACAACTGCGAGCCTCTCGTCGTTAA
- a CDS encoding PP2C family protein-serine/threonine phosphatase encodes MTQILVIDDDPTIRVVLTRALQKQGYGVTVAENGKEGVERAEEVRPALIICDWMMPIMDGLEVCRQVKANPDLSTTFFILLTSRGGTEDRVMGLDTGADEFLSKPIRPDELNARVRAGLRIYQLTADLRSSNQMLADSNHRLEAQLAEGAEYVRSQLPPPMKTAAVTINSRFIPSRQLGGDCFDYYWLDDEHLVMYLLDVSGHGLGSTLPSVAMSHLLRTRSLPGVAFSEPARVLTALNEAFQMDMHQDKYFTIWYGVYHLSTRELSYSCAGHPPAILLSGGRNTPLTVEQLKTPGMPVGMFPDIEYMQKSCQVPPLSTLYIYSDGAYEITQRDGNLWTLEEFVQILSHYRETNQTELDHLLDYLRNLNPKRIFDDDLSVLQVMFT; translated from the coding sequence ATGACTCAGATTTTAGTGATTGATGATGACCCGACGATTCGGGTGGTGTTAACCAGAGCTTTACAAAAGCAGGGTTATGGCGTCACCGTAGCCGAAAATGGTAAAGAAGGAGTCGAGCGAGCGGAAGAAGTCCGTCCGGCTCTGATTATCTGTGATTGGATGATGCCGATCATGGACGGACTAGAAGTTTGTCGCCAAGTTAAGGCTAATCCCGATCTCTCGACCACTTTTTTTATTTTGTTGACTTCCCGTGGGGGAACGGAAGATCGCGTGATGGGTTTGGATACTGGGGCGGATGAATTTCTCTCTAAACCCATTCGTCCCGATGAACTCAATGCCAGAGTGAGAGCGGGGTTGAGAATCTATCAACTCACGGCAGATTTGCGTTCTTCTAACCAGATGTTGGCAGATTCTAATCATCGTTTGGAGGCACAGTTGGCAGAGGGGGCAGAATATGTGCGATCGCAGCTACCCCCACCGATGAAAACCGCTGCTGTCACCATTAACAGTCGGTTTATTCCTTCCCGGCAACTAGGAGGAGATTGTTTTGACTACTATTGGTTAGATGATGAGCATTTGGTGATGTATTTACTGGATGTTTCTGGTCATGGTCTGGGTTCTACCCTGCCTTCGGTGGCTATGTCGCACTTACTGCGTACCCGTTCTTTGCCTGGAGTGGCTTTTTCTGAACCCGCTCGCGTGCTCACGGCTTTAAATGAAGCCTTCCAGATGGATATGCACCAGGACAAATACTTTACCATCTGGTACGGCGTGTATCATCTCTCCACTCGCGAGTTGTCCTATTCTTGCGCCGGTCATCCCCCGGCAATTTTGCTGTCTGGTGGCCGGAATACCCCGTTAACCGTTGAGCAACTGAAAACTCCGGGAATGCCCGTTGGGATGTTTCCAGATATTGAGTATATGCAGAAATCTTGTCAAGTGCCTCCGTTGAGTACCTTATATATTTATAGCGATGGCGCTTATGAAATTACTCAACGCGACGGCAATCTGTGGACTTTAGAGGAATTTGTGCAGATACTCAGTCACTATCGAGAAACAAATCAGACGGAACTGGATCATCTTTTGGATTATTTAAGGAATCTCAATCCCAAGCGGATTTTTGATGACGACTTATCAGTTTTACAGGTAATGTTTACCTAA
- a CDS encoding ATP-binding protein: protein MKKLPVPQKFTLHLTTEIQLLNEVLSWFDQFDCPPVPNRTWMQCQLALAEAFTNAVRHAHAEMPSNTPIDLEVSILPESLEIRIWDWGPGLDLAAKLKALSQNRDKDAEGGRGLLLIQLIADHMSYTKTQDNRNCFLIVKHYDNS, encoded by the coding sequence GTGAAAAAACTACCAGTACCCCAAAAATTCACCCTGCATCTCACAACAGAAATTCAGTTACTCAACGAAGTTTTGTCATGGTTTGATCAGTTTGATTGTCCCCCTGTACCGAATAGAACTTGGATGCAATGTCAGTTAGCCTTAGCTGAGGCATTTACGAATGCTGTGCGTCATGCTCACGCAGAAATGCCAAGCAATACGCCAATTGATCTTGAAGTCTCTATTTTACCTGAGTCTTTGGAAATCCGGATTTGGGATTGGGGTCCAGGATTAGATTTAGCCGCAAAACTGAAAGCCCTGAGTCAGAACAGAGATAAAGATGCTGAAGGGGGACGGGGTTTGCTCTTAATCCAACTCATTGCGGATCATATGAGTTATACAAAAACTCAAGATAATCGGAATTGTTTCTTGATTGTTAAGCACTACGATAATAGTTAA
- a CDS encoding PEP-CTERM sorting domain-containing protein, producing MKSQTKFFTTAAATAIAGLVSAAPAQAFSFNNSGISFNEDTTVNFDFLESHGWFKSNFGVIDSTGKQTVLFAETKRSDGSGPDNQGTVGNTVLNASAKFKFEAGKQYAFFLDSGTDVWRDYDVYSTDSKNASFLGFANQFKFLQGTSVLSDLNYKYYSTSVNSALGQTAGIQNANPFAGPVLIAVEDSGVNGHRDFNDFMVTAQVAVPEPATLAGLGLVAGAMAMSRRRKTNHSA from the coding sequence ATGAAATCACAAACAAAATTTTTTACCACTGCCGCAGCCACCGCGATCGCTGGTCTAGTCTCCGCAGCCCCAGCACAGGCTTTTAGTTTTAACAACAGCGGCATTTCATTTAACGAAGATACCACCGTCAACTTTGATTTTTTGGAATCCCACGGTTGGTTCAAGTCCAATTTTGGCGTGATCGATTCCACCGGCAAACAAACCGTGCTATTTGCTGAAACCAAACGAAGTGATGGATCTGGACCAGACAACCAAGGAACCGTTGGAAACACTGTGCTCAACGCCTCTGCAAAATTCAAGTTTGAAGCGGGCAAGCAGTACGCTTTCTTTTTGGACAGTGGCACAGATGTTTGGCGTGACTATGATGTTTACTCCACCGACTCCAAGAATGCCAGTTTTCTCGGGTTTGCCAACCAGTTCAAGTTTTTACAAGGGACATCCGTACTCAGCGATCTCAATTACAAGTATTACAGCACCAGCGTGAATAGCGCCCTTGGTCAAACGGCTGGAATTCAGAATGCGAACCCCTTTGCCGGGCCTGTTCTAATTGCTGTTGAGGATTCCGGTGTAAACGGCCACAGAGACTTCAATGACTTCATGGTGACCGCTCAGGTGGCGGTGCCAGAACCTGCGACATTAGCAGGCTTGGGACTGGTAGCAGGTGCAATGGCGATGTCTCGCCGTCGCAAAACCAATCACAGTGCTTAA